Genomic DNA from Epinephelus moara isolate mb unplaced genomic scaffold, YSFRI_EMoa_1.0 scaffold2600, whole genome shotgun sequence:
CTCACAGTTGGCACAAACCTTTCTTAAACTATGACGTATTTGAAATTAGACAACTCTGTTCTCTATTTGCAGTTCTTTATGTTAAATTGTTAGGTTTTTGGATCCTCTTGAGCTCAAGAAATGTTAAGACTTGTTGAGCAGGATCTAACATCCTTACATCTCTTGTCAGAATCTTTTTCAGAGATGTATCAACCGATCTTGGTGGCACTTGTGGTGCTGTTCTGCTCTTCACCCTTGGTAAATGGAGGAAAAGTCCTGGTGTTCCCCTTTGATGGAAGCCACTGGATCAACATGAAAGTCCTCGTTGAGGAGCTTCATTCAAGGGGTCATGAAATCACAGTGGTAAGGACATCAGACAGCTGGTACATCCAGCCGGAGTCCCCGTTCTACAAGTCCATCACTGTGGAATTGTCTGCTGGTTTTGATGAGGGACGCATGGAGTCATTTGCAACCAGAATGATGAACCTACGACGGACAGGTGCTTCACTTTGGACTCTTATATCTCTGGAGTATGAACTGGTGGAACTGTTCTATCAGATGCATGTTCTGGTGGTTCAGATGGTGGGGGGGGTGTTTGAAAATACCAAACTAATGCAGAGCTTCCGCGATGCCAAATATGATGTGGTTCTGACAGACCCTGCAGCTGGTGCAGGGGTGCTTCTGGCTCACCGTCTGGGTCTTCCAATTGTCCTCAATGTGAGGTGGAGTGTTCAAGGTGAGGCCCATCCTGTAATCGCACCTTCCCCACTCTCCTATGTCCCAATAGCATTGTCAGAGCTGACTGA
This window encodes:
- the LOC126387176 gene encoding UDP-glucuronosyltransferase 2B31-like, translated to MLRLVEQDLTSLHLLSESFSEMYQPILVALVVLFCSSPLVNGGKVLVFPFDGSHWINMKVLVEELHSRGHEITVVRTSDSWYIQPESPFYKSITVELSAGFDEGRMESFATRMMNLRRTGASLWTLISLEYELVELFYQMHVLVVQMVGGVFENTKLMQSFRDAKYDVVLTDPAAGAGVLLAHRLGLPIVLNVRWSVQGEAHPVIAPSPLSYVPIALSELTDKMTFPERVKNVFCYFFLCFQVWYITDQNYKPFVHRYFGKDVHYIELFQAADIWLMRND